One window of Gammaproteobacteria bacterium genomic DNA carries:
- a CDS encoding flagellar hook-length control protein FliK, translating to MQAIVANLTAPLPAFEAVRTDGPLPAPGLAGEGAPAAESAAGLPFASVFAEALGPPPAGGAPALTPGASPPAQGATEELPDGNGLPVAATSLLAPLPALPPALPPGGVAAEPVEPELGAEAGSEDAGPAAPAATALPLVALGPPAGAGPGPGGPVPAAPPRDALAPGDLEPASVAPREHPAHRTSRGPAFPAPLQGAVASGAAEGAVQDPVSLAPVAGPEPAELAESGAADGDPDPGNLALLSTSRQRHAAAPQALSAEGTGAPALSPRVGSPGWAPALSDRVAWMVEGEVKQADLRLNPPELGPLEVRISMVDDEARITFTASHPQVREALEAALPKLRDMLGGSGVQLLQVDVSGHGAGHRRPPEAGSGAAAGQAAASRGGSREALAALGTVSPHRQRGLVDAYA from the coding sequence ATGCAGGCCATTGTCGCCAACCTGACCGCTCCGCTTCCCGCCTTCGAGGCCGTCCGGACGGACGGCCCTCTCCCCGCCCCGGGACTGGCGGGGGAGGGCGCGCCCGCCGCGGAGAGCGCCGCGGGGCTGCCGTTTGCCTCCGTCTTCGCGGAGGCGCTCGGGCCACCGCCGGCCGGCGGCGCGCCAGCGCTGACCCCGGGGGCGTCGCCTCCTGCCCAGGGGGCGACGGAAGAGCTGCCGGACGGCAACGGTTTGCCGGTTGCGGCAACGTCCCTGCTGGCCCCGCTGCCTGCGTTGCCCCCGGCGTTGCCGCCCGGGGGGGTGGCTGCGGAGCCCGTCGAGCCCGAGCTGGGCGCCGAGGCCGGGAGCGAAGACGCCGGGCCCGCAGCGCCAGCCGCGACGGCCTTGCCCCTTGTGGCCCTCGGGCCCCCGGCGGGCGCCGGGCCAGGACCGGGCGGTCCGGTGCCTGCCGCCCCGCCCCGCGATGCCCTGGCCCCCGGGGACCTGGAACCCGCTTCCGTGGCGCCACGGGAGCACCCGGCGCACCGGACGTCGCGAGGCCCGGCGTTCCCCGCTCCCCTGCAGGGCGCGGTGGCGAGCGGGGCTGCGGAGGGCGCCGTCCAGGACCCGGTGTCCCTCGCCCCCGTGGCCGGGCCCGAGCCCGCGGAGCTCGCCGAATCCGGCGCGGCAGATGGGGACCCCGACCCCGGGAACCTCGCCCTGCTCTCCACCTCCCGTCAGCGCCACGCTGCCGCCCCCCAGGCGCTGTCCGCCGAAGGGACCGGCGCCCCCGCGCTTTCCCCGCGGGTGGGGAGCCCCGGGTGGGCGCCAGCGCTCTCCGACCGTGTGGCGTGGATGGTGGAGGGCGAGGTGAAGCAGGCGGACCTGCGGCTCAACCCGCCCGAGCTCGGACCGCTCGAGGTCCGGATCTCGATGGTCGACGACGAGGCCCGCATCACCTTCACCGCCTCGCACCCCCAGGTCCGGGAGGCCCTGGAGGCGGCGCTGCCGAAGCTGCGGGACATGCTCGGCGGCAGCGGAGTGCAGTTGCTGCAGGTGGACGTCTCCGGACACGGCGCCGGGCACCGGCGGCCGCCCGAGGCAGGGTCCGGGGCCGCCGCGGGGCAGGCAGCGGCCTCGCGGGGTGGGTCACGGGAGGCCCTAGCGGCCCTCGGGACCGTGAGTCCGCACCGACAGCGGGGCCTGGTGGACGCCTACGCGTGA
- a CDS encoding flagellar basal body-associated FliL family protein — MADKEIQLAAPAAPAGGRRKVVLLGAGAVLLFLGVGAAVLYFTGWLPGQWQAGAASSQGAKPVRREAVYVSLDPPFTVNLQGHGPTRYFQATVEVLTRDPAVEAALKRHLPIIRNDLVILFSSKDAKDLASMEGKERLRAEALATVKKVLEGETGTADVEQVFFTSFVMQ; from the coding sequence ATGGCGGACAAGGAGATCCAACTCGCAGCCCCGGCGGCACCGGCGGGTGGACGGCGCAAGGTCGTCCTGCTCGGCGCTGGCGCGGTCCTGCTCTTCCTGGGCGTGGGAGCGGCGGTGCTCTACTTCACCGGTTGGCTGCCCGGCCAGTGGCAAGCCGGCGCGGCGTCCTCCCAGGGGGCGAAGCCGGTCCGACGCGAGGCGGTGTACGTCTCCCTGGACCCGCCCTTCACCGTCAATCTGCAGGGGCACGGCCCCACACGCTACTTTCAGGCCACCGTCGAGGTGTTGACGCGGGACCCTGCGGTCGAGGCGGCCCTGAAGCGCCACCTGCCGATCATCCGCAACGACCTGGTCATTCTCTTCAGCAGCAAGGACGCCAAGGACCTGGCGTCGATGGAGGGCAAGGAGAGGCTGCGTGCCGAGGCCCTCGCCACGGTGAAGAAGGTGCTCGAGGGCGAGACCGGAACGGCCGACGTCGAGCAGGTGTTCTTCACCAGCTTCGTGATGCAGTAG
- the fliJ gene encoding flagellar export protein FliJ, whose protein sequence is MNRSTRLEPFARLADQRQQGAARSLQASREELVHYEARLGELKAYRAEYVERLQKIGKSGSSANHIKRFLVFINQVDEGVRQLESLIALTRGRFDQRREEWLAARSRFRVLDEVLTRARSEEDRNRLRSEQRESDERAAQVPRAR, encoded by the coding sequence GTGAACCGCTCGACCCGGCTGGAGCCCTTCGCCCGCCTCGCCGACCAGCGCCAGCAGGGCGCAGCCCGCTCGCTGCAGGCGAGCCGGGAGGAGCTCGTCCACTACGAGGCGCGTCTGGGCGAGCTCAAGGCGTATCGGGCCGAGTATGTGGAACGCCTTCAGAAGATAGGAAAGTCAGGTAGTTCTGCGAATCATATCAAGCGATTTCTCGTATTCATCAACCAGGTGGACGAGGGCGTGCGCCAACTGGAGTCGCTGATCGCCCTGACCCGGGGGCGATTCGACCAGCGCCGAGAGGAATGGCTCGCCGCGCGTTCGCGCTTCCGCGTGCTCGACGAGGTGCTCACCCGGGCGCGCAGCGAGGAAGACCGGAACCGCCTGAGGAGCGAGCAGCGCGAAAGCGATGAGCGCGCCGCACAGGTCCCCCGGGCCCGCTGA
- the flhB gene encoding flagellar type III secretion system protein FlhB, translating into MAEHEDGQERTEQPTERRLQRAREQGQVARSRELANLGLLLTAAAGLMALGPATLSGLVEIVRRGLTPSREVLAGGGSDLLSTLAATAADALFLLLPLLAALLVVAVLAPLALGGWTFSTEALALKPERLNPVKGLARVFSLNGLAELAKALAKFTVLALTAGLLLWRDMGSILSLGTQGLAPALSGAASLLLNSFLVLCGALVSIAALDVPYQYWRHHQQLRMNRQDLREELKETEGKPEVKSRQRMLQREVARRRMMQEVPRADVVVTNPTHFAVALRYRPESMAAPRVVAKGADLVAQRIRELAAEHGVPLLSAPPLARALYHGTRLGQEIPAGLYQAVAQVLAYVYALRRQRREGGVAPVPPTDLPVPDGHAVRGEEISE; encoded by the coding sequence GTGGCCGAGCACGAAGACGGCCAGGAACGCACCGAACAGCCGACCGAACGAAGGCTGCAGCGGGCACGCGAGCAGGGACAGGTTGCCCGCTCCCGTGAGCTCGCGAACCTGGGCCTGCTGCTCACCGCCGCCGCCGGCCTGATGGCGCTCGGCCCGGCGACCCTCTCGGGCCTGGTGGAGATCGTCCGCCGGGGGCTCACTCCCAGCCGGGAGGTGCTGGCCGGGGGGGGCAGCGACCTTCTTTCGACCCTGGCCGCCACCGCCGCCGACGCCCTGTTCCTGCTCCTGCCCCTGCTCGCTGCCCTGCTGGTGGTGGCCGTTCTGGCGCCCCTCGCCCTCGGGGGGTGGACGTTCTCGACCGAGGCCCTCGCCCTGAAGCCCGAGCGTCTGAACCCGGTGAAGGGGCTTGCCCGGGTGTTCAGCCTGAACGGCCTCGCGGAGCTCGCCAAGGCCCTCGCCAAGTTCACCGTGCTCGCCCTGACCGCCGGGTTGCTGCTCTGGCGGGACATGGGCTCGATCCTGTCGCTCGGCACGCAGGGGCTCGCGCCGGCGCTGAGCGGTGCGGCCTCGCTGCTGCTGAATTCGTTCCTCGTCCTGTGCGGCGCGCTCGTGTCCATCGCCGCGCTCGACGTTCCCTACCAGTACTGGCGCCACCACCAGCAGCTGCGCATGAACCGCCAGGACCTCCGGGAGGAGTTGAAGGAAACCGAGGGCAAGCCCGAGGTCAAGTCGCGGCAGAGGATGCTGCAGCGAGAGGTGGCGCGGCGCCGGATGATGCAGGAAGTGCCGCGGGCGGACGTCGTGGTGACGAACCCCACGCACTTCGCTGTCGCGTTGCGCTATCGCCCCGAGAGCATGGCCGCGCCCCGCGTGGTCGCCAAGGGTGCGGACCTGGTCGCCCAGCGCATCCGCGAGCTCGCCGCCGAGCACGGTGTGCCCCTGCTCAGCGCGCCTCCGCTCGCGCGCGCCCTCTACCACGGGACGCGACTCGGCCAGGAGATCCCCGCGGGTCTCTACCAGGCCGTCGCCCAGGTGCTTGCCTACGTCTATGCCCTGCGCCGGCAGCGGCGGGAGGGAGGGGTCGCCCCGGTCCCGCCGACTGACCTGCCGGTGCCCGACGGGCACGCCGTGCGCGGCGAGGAGATCAGCGAATGA
- the fliR gene encoding flagellar biosynthetic protein FliR produces the protein MTLPADTVSLLLATWLWPFLRVAALLTSAPLLGASYVNRRVRLALAFALALVLTPLVEAPAASPFSLAGLLLGVEQVVVGLLMGFAAHLMLLVFDLAGQLVSQTMGLGFAAMVDPASGAQVPAVSQLYLILTSLVFVTLDGHLLLVQVLARSFEVLPLGASVDPGAFRELAMRAGWVLGAGALIALPSVTAMLLVNLAFGVMTRTAPQLNLFAVGFPITLIMGFVVILLSLPGVLSQVEATTTEVLSWALELVGGGG, from the coding sequence ATGACCCTGCCCGCCGACACCGTCTCGCTGCTCCTGGCGACCTGGCTCTGGCCGTTCCTGCGGGTGGCGGCCTTGCTGACGTCGGCCCCGCTCCTCGGAGCAAGCTACGTGAACCGGCGCGTCCGGCTTGCGCTTGCCTTCGCGCTGGCCCTGGTCCTCACCCCCCTGGTGGAGGCCCCGGCCGCCTCCCCGTTCTCGCTGGCGGGGTTGCTCCTCGGTGTGGAGCAGGTGGTCGTGGGACTCCTGATGGGATTCGCGGCCCACCTCATGCTGCTGGTGTTCGACCTCGCGGGGCAGCTCGTCAGCCAGACGATGGGCCTCGGCTTTGCGGCCATGGTGGACCCCGCGAGCGGTGCGCAGGTGCCGGCGGTGAGCCAGCTCTATCTCATCCTGACCTCTCTCGTGTTCGTGACGCTCGACGGGCATCTCCTGCTGGTGCAGGTGCTCGCCCGCAGCTTCGAGGTGCTCCCCCTCGGGGCGAGCGTCGACCCGGGCGCGTTCCGGGAGCTGGCGATGCGTGCCGGGTGGGTGCTCGGGGCCGGGGCCCTCATCGCGCTGCCGTCGGTCACCGCGATGCTGCTCGTGAACCTCGCCTTCGGCGTCATGACCCGGACGGCGCCGCAGCTGAACCTGTTCGCGGTCGGCTTCCCCATCACCCTGATCATGGGCTTCGTGGTCATCCTGCTTTCGCTGCCCGGGGTCCTGTCCCAGGTGGAGGCCACCACGACGGAGGTCCTGTCTTGGGCCCTCGAACTGGTGGGCGGGGGAGGCTAG
- the fliO gene encoding flagellar biosynthetic protein FliO, with protein MAVRAIITVLGLGLSGRAAWAGAATSAVPPPVLDTGHVLSVLLGLLAVLATIAVLAWALRHLFRVGAGAEGLVQVLGSTSLGARERVVLLQVGGEQILVGVAPGRVQTLHVLDEPVTLPSPGAAPGFHAQLARFLGRPAMGERREVGERRE; from the coding sequence ATCGCCGTGCGGGCAATCATCACCGTGTTGGGGCTTGGCCTGTCGGGGCGCGCAGCCTGGGCGGGCGCGGCGACCTCCGCCGTCCCCCCGCCGGTACTGGACACGGGCCACGTGCTCTCCGTGCTCCTCGGCCTGCTGGCCGTGCTGGCGACCATCGCCGTCCTCGCCTGGGCCCTGCGCCACCTCTTCCGGGTGGGTGCGGGGGCCGAGGGGCTCGTGCAGGTCCTCGGCTCGACCTCGCTGGGGGCACGCGAGCGAGTGGTGCTGCTGCAAGTGGGCGGCGAGCAGATCCTGGTCGGCGTCGCGCCCGGGCGCGTGCAGACCCTGCACGTCCTCGACGAACCGGTGACGCTGCCTTCGCCGGGGGCGGCGCCGGGTTTCCATGCTCAGCTGGCCCGGTTCCTCGGGCGCCCGGCGATGGGGGAGCGCCGTGAGGTGGGGGAGCGCCGTGAATAG
- the fliP gene encoding flagellar type III secretion system pore protein FliP (The bacterial flagellar biogenesis protein FliP forms a type III secretion system (T3SS)-type pore required for flagellar assembly.), whose amino-acid sequence MLSWPGSSGARRWGSAVRWGSAVNRGPAALAPVLLGLLLLAALPFPAGAAEPAIPALAVTTSGDGQQTWSLSLQLLLLMTVLSVLPAALIMMTSFTRIVVVLAILRQALGTTTTPSNQILLGLALFLTLFVMMPVIDRVRDEALSPYLENKVNFTEALQRAESPVRRFMLSQTRETDLALFAELAGAEAIESAEQVPFRVLMPAFVTSELKTAFQIGFLMFLPFLVIDLVVASVLMSMGMMMLSPLVISFPFKLLLFVLVDGWALVVGTLASSFYGP is encoded by the coding sequence ATGCTCAGCTGGCCCGGTTCCTCGGGCGCCCGGCGATGGGGGAGCGCCGTGAGGTGGGGGAGCGCCGTGAATAGGGGCCCCGCAGCCCTGGCGCCGGTCCTGCTGGGCCTCCTTCTCCTCGCAGCGTTGCCGTTCCCCGCGGGGGCGGCGGAGCCTGCCATCCCGGCCCTCGCCGTGACGACCTCGGGCGACGGTCAGCAGACCTGGTCGCTCAGTCTGCAGCTCCTGCTCCTCATGACGGTCCTGAGCGTGCTGCCCGCGGCGCTCATCATGATGACGTCGTTCACCCGCATCGTGGTGGTGCTGGCGATCCTGCGCCAGGCCCTCGGCACGACGACCACGCCGTCGAACCAGATCCTCCTCGGTCTCGCCCTGTTCCTCACGCTCTTCGTGATGATGCCGGTCATAGACCGGGTGCGGGACGAGGCCCTGAGCCCGTACCTGGAGAACAAGGTCAACTTCACCGAAGCGCTGCAGCGGGCCGAGTCGCCGGTTCGCCGCTTCATGCTGAGCCAGACGCGGGAGACCGACCTCGCTCTCTTCGCCGAGCTCGCCGGGGCCGAGGCCATCGAGTCCGCGGAACAGGTCCCGTTCCGGGTCCTGATGCCGGCCTTCGTGACGAGCGAGCTGAAGACCGCGTTCCAGATCGGGTTCCTGATGTTCCTGCCGTTCCTGGTGATCGACCTGGTGGTGGCGAGCGTGCTCATGTCGATGGGCATGATGATGCTCTCGCCGCTGGTCATCTCGTTCCCCTTCAAGCTCCTGCTGTTCGTGCTGGTGGACGGCTGGGCGCTGGTCGTGGGAACGCTGGCCTCGAGCTTCTACGGACCCTGA
- the fliM gene encoding flagellar motor switch protein FliM, with the protein MPATDILSQDEIDALLHGVDQGEVETEGPGVPAGAAVRPYDFTSQDRIVRGRLPTLEMINERFGRLFRISLFNLLRRLPEVTVGTVQMMKFSEYVHSLFVPANMNLVKLRPLRGTSLFVLDPKLVYIVVENFFGGSGRFQSKIEGREFTATEMRVVQLVLERMFHDLREAWAPVLDISLEYVGSEVNPHFANIVSPSEVVVTTVLHVELDGGGGDLHLTLPYSMVEPIRDLLDAGVQSDRSERDERWTRTLREELESANVEIGVTLTEASLTLRELLEMQPGDVIPVEIPPRLVARVGEVPVFWAKFGTSRGKLALKVEQPARHARPATSDLDRVAIDE; encoded by the coding sequence ATGCCCGCCACCGACATCCTGTCCCAGGACGAGATCGACGCGCTGCTGCACGGCGTCGACCAGGGCGAGGTCGAGACTGAGGGCCCCGGCGTTCCCGCCGGGGCGGCGGTGCGGCCTTACGATTTCACCAGCCAGGACCGCATCGTCCGGGGCCGGCTCCCGACCCTGGAGATGATCAACGAGCGCTTCGGGCGCCTGTTCCGGATCAGCCTGTTCAACCTGCTACGCCGTCTGCCGGAGGTCACGGTCGGCACGGTGCAGATGATGAAGTTCAGCGAGTACGTGCACTCGCTTTTCGTGCCGGCGAACATGAATCTGGTAAAGCTCCGGCCGCTGCGCGGGACCTCGCTGTTCGTGCTGGATCCGAAGCTCGTCTACATCGTGGTGGAGAACTTCTTCGGCGGGAGCGGACGCTTCCAGTCAAAGATCGAGGGGCGGGAGTTCACCGCCACCGAGATGCGGGTCGTCCAGCTGGTCCTCGAGCGCATGTTCCACGACCTGCGCGAGGCCTGGGCGCCCGTCCTCGACATCAGCCTCGAGTACGTCGGGTCCGAGGTCAATCCGCACTTCGCGAACATCGTCAGTCCGAGCGAAGTGGTCGTCACCACGGTGCTGCACGTGGAACTGGACGGAGGCGGAGGAGACCTGCACCTCACGCTGCCGTACTCCATGGTGGAGCCGATCCGCGACCTCCTCGACGCCGGGGTGCAGAGCGACCGTTCCGAGCGCGACGAGCGCTGGACCCGGACCCTGCGCGAGGAGCTGGAGTCGGCCAACGTGGAGATCGGAGTGACGCTGACCGAGGCGAGCCTCACGTTGCGCGAGCTGCTCGAGATGCAGCCGGGTGACGTCATCCCGGTGGAGATCCCGCCGCGGCTGGTGGCGCGGGTCGGCGAAGTGCCCGTCTTCTGGGCGAAATTCGGCACCTCGCGCGGAAAGCTGGCGCTCAAGGTCGAGCAGCCCGCGCGGCATGCCCGACCGGCAACGAGTGACTTGGACAGGGTGGCCATCGATGAGTGA
- the fliN gene encoding flagellar motor switch protein FliN, producing the protein MSEQTKSREELMAAEWAESIGRQADAAPGPSPKPRAAREASVARAPLEDLRADPAVPPREVSLDAILDIPVSLSMEIGRTRINIRHLLQLNQGSVVELDRLAGEPLDVLVNGTLIAHGEVVVVNEKFGIRLTDVVSAHERVQKLR; encoded by the coding sequence ATGAGTGAACAGACGAAATCCCGGGAAGAGCTCATGGCCGCGGAGTGGGCCGAGTCCATCGGGCGGCAGGCGGACGCCGCGCCGGGCCCCTCCCCGAAACCACGTGCGGCGCGGGAGGCGAGCGTCGCGCGCGCCCCGCTGGAGGACCTTCGCGCGGACCCGGCGGTGCCCCCACGGGAGGTGAGCCTCGACGCGATCCTCGACATCCCCGTGAGCCTCTCCATGGAGATCGGCAGGACCCGGATCAACATCCGTCACCTGCTGCAGCTCAACCAGGGCTCCGTCGTCGAGCTGGACCGCCTGGCCGGCGAGCCCCTTGACGTGCTCGTCAACGGCACGCTCATTGCCCACGGGGAGGTGGTGGTGGTGAACGAGAAGTTCGGCATCCGCCTGACGGACGTCGTGAGCGCGCACGAGCGCGTGCAGAAGCTGCGCTGA
- the fliQ gene encoding flagellar biosynthesis protein FliQ — translation MGADAVLSMGRGALELVILLVLVLLVPSLVVGVLVSLFQAATQINEMTLSFIPKLLITVLVMVLAGPWMITLVTDYTRRVMEAIPSLIG, via the coding sequence ATGGGTGCTGACGCCGTTCTCAGCATGGGTCGCGGGGCCCTGGAGCTGGTCATCCTCCTGGTGCTGGTGCTGCTGGTGCCGTCGCTGGTCGTGGGTGTCCTGGTGAGCCTGTTCCAGGCGGCCACCCAAATCAACGAAATGACATTAAGCTTCATCCCTAAGTTATTGATAACAGTACTTGTCATGGTGCTTGCGGGCCCCTGGATGATCACCCTGGTGACCGACTACACCCGCCGCGTGATGGAGGCCATTCCCTCCCTCATCGGGTAG
- the flhA gene encoding flagellar biosynthesis protein FlhA — translation MNATLVLGSLREASRNGLGAAVLMLLMLAMVVVPLPPLLLDVLFTFNIALGLVVLLGTVYVRSPLELAAFPTVLLLATLLRLSLNIASTRVVLLNGHQGPAAAGHVIESFGNFVIGGDYAVGLVVFVILIIINFVVVTKGASRVSEVSARFTLDAMPGKQMAIDADLSAGLITQDEARQRRAEVSQEADFYGAMDGAGKFVRGDAVAGILVLLINLIGGIAVGTLQHGMAFSEAGRVYSLLTIGDGLVAQLPALVLSTAAAIMVTRVSSSQDMGQQILAQLFDRPKSLAVTAGVVGAMGLVPGMPNLAFLSLAALAGGAAWLLQRRRREAREKSASLAAVPEPAPVELGWEDVTPVDPVGLEIGYRLIPLVDKAQGGQLMGRIKGVRKKLSQDLGFLVPSVHIRDNLDLAPAAYRITLHGVVVGRAEVFPDRDLAINPGQVFGRLEGTAGRDPVFGLEAVWITPDQRDQAQTFGYTVVDSATVIATHLNQVLQDHASELLGYDEVQQLLNRLAKTAPKLVEDLVPKQLPLGTVVRVLQGLLAEQVPLRDLRTIAETLAAQASRSQEPAVLTAAVREALASMIVQNINGLEKDLQVITLSPKLEQLLLQSAQAGNEGGLGLEPGLAESLQRGIRQSAQRQEAVNRPAVLLVSQALRSFLSRFARQVTPTLRVLAWNEVPDDKEVRIVATVGGAD, via the coding sequence ATGAACGCGACGCTTGTGCTGGGAAGCCTGCGGGAGGCCTCCCGCAACGGGCTCGGGGCCGCGGTCCTGATGCTCCTCATGCTGGCGATGGTGGTCGTCCCGCTGCCGCCACTGCTGCTCGACGTCCTCTTCACCTTCAACATCGCGCTCGGCCTGGTAGTGCTGCTCGGTACGGTGTACGTCCGAAGCCCCCTCGAGCTCGCGGCGTTTCCGACCGTGCTGTTGCTGGCGACCCTGCTCCGGCTCTCCCTGAACATCGCCTCGACACGCGTGGTCCTGCTGAACGGACACCAGGGTCCCGCGGCGGCGGGGCACGTGATCGAGTCCTTCGGAAACTTCGTGATCGGCGGGGACTACGCGGTCGGACTGGTCGTCTTCGTCATCCTGATCATCATCAACTTCGTCGTCGTCACGAAGGGCGCGTCGCGCGTCTCCGAGGTGAGCGCGCGCTTCACCCTGGACGCGATGCCCGGCAAGCAGATGGCAATCGACGCCGACCTGAGCGCGGGTCTCATCACCCAGGACGAGGCGCGCCAGCGGCGGGCGGAGGTCTCCCAGGAGGCGGACTTCTACGGGGCGATGGACGGTGCCGGGAAGTTCGTGCGCGGGGACGCAGTGGCGGGCATCCTGGTGCTGCTGATCAACCTCATCGGCGGGATCGCCGTCGGCACGCTGCAGCACGGCATGGCCTTCTCGGAGGCCGGCCGGGTGTATTCGCTGCTCACCATCGGTGACGGTCTGGTCGCGCAGCTCCCTGCCCTGGTGCTGTCGACCGCGGCCGCCATCATGGTGACGCGGGTCTCCTCCAGCCAGGACATGGGGCAGCAGATCCTCGCGCAGCTCTTCGACCGCCCGAAGAGCCTCGCGGTGACTGCGGGCGTGGTGGGCGCCATGGGGCTCGTGCCCGGCATGCCGAATCTCGCCTTTCTCTCCCTCGCCGCGCTCGCGGGGGGGGCGGCGTGGCTGCTGCAGCGCCGGCGGCGGGAGGCGCGGGAGAAGAGCGCGTCGCTCGCCGCGGTGCCCGAGCCCGCTCCGGTCGAGCTCGGCTGGGAGGACGTGACCCCCGTCGACCCGGTCGGGCTCGAGATCGGGTACCGCCTCATCCCGCTCGTGGACAAGGCCCAGGGCGGCCAGCTCATGGGCCGGATCAAGGGGGTGCGCAAGAAGCTCTCCCAGGACCTCGGCTTCCTGGTTCCGTCGGTACACATCCGCGACAACCTGGACCTTGCGCCAGCCGCCTACCGGATCACGCTGCACGGGGTGGTGGTGGGCCGGGCGGAGGTGTTCCCGGACCGGGACCTCGCGATCAACCCGGGGCAGGTGTTCGGTCGGCTCGAGGGGACGGCCGGACGCGACCCCGTGTTCGGGCTGGAGGCGGTCTGGATCACGCCGGACCAGCGCGACCAGGCACAGACCTTCGGCTACACCGTGGTGGATTCGGCGACGGTCATCGCCACCCACCTGAACCAGGTCCTGCAGGACCACGCGAGCGAGCTGCTCGGCTACGACGAGGTCCAGCAGCTCCTCAACCGCCTGGCCAAGACGGCGCCCAAGTTGGTGGAAGACCTCGTCCCGAAGCAGCTGCCCCTCGGAACCGTCGTGCGGGTGCTGCAGGGCCTGCTGGCGGAGCAGGTGCCACTGCGCGATCTGCGCACGATTGCCGAAACGCTGGCGGCCCAGGCGTCGAGGAGTCAAGAGCCTGCCGTTCTGACCGCCGCGGTGCGCGAAGCCCTGGCCTCCATGATTGTTCAGAATATCAATGGGTTGGAAAAAGACCTTCAGGTCATCACGCTCTCTCCAAAGTTGGAACAGTTGTTGCTTCAGTCTGCGCAGGCCGGGAACGAGGGGGGATTGGGTCTGGAGCCGGGTCTCGCGGAATCCCTGCAGCGAGGGATCCGCCAGTCCGCGCAGCGCCAGGAGGCGGTGAACCGCCCGGCGGTGCTGCTGGTGTCCCAGGCCCTGCGCAGCTTCCTCTCACGATTCGCCCGGCAAGTGACCCCCACGCTGCGGGTGCTGGCCTGGAACGAGGTGCCGGACGACAAAGAGGTCCGCATCGTGGCGACGGTGGGCGGGGCAGATTGA